One part of the Nitrospira defluvii genome encodes these proteins:
- a CDS encoding DUF4403 family protein encodes MSRWIPLTQHPLIRAWAVILLAIPTTPAVAANPQAPGQAVVKPSAMTVHAPIPVTPLAELYGNINQHLATHRNHGREWITLGSGSGFLKYRLWPDEQSSTTAADRLLSHSTVPFGVEYAKQIKGSITKIAECGQRDAATGTGRLSVTVATMFKQGRSYTVLPASQVSAVQSAQSCLLSEEGVDASPLMAQVYRSDLQEVLPAVDRKAAGLVTLKPAIARIWNDLQEPLLLDETEQLWLLLNPESTAAAGIEPLSGTPAAGYGVIARPTVVRGTKPTSRHRPLPEPLDHFQNDGFHVDFALQVPIEEANQRLREAVIGQEWSLGVGTIKIVNATLYPLGNQVGVELILRGLLPLTLRLKGMPAYDESSGRILFREVDYIIKERTPATDLAEEWLHEPLREELAGRLSLPIREELDLMRQALEKGLHRELTGGRLRGTVRQLSLEDLTVQAESLSVRLKAAGTLRYDARADVAAP; translated from the coding sequence ATGAGCCGCTGGATCCCGTTGACGCAGCACCCGCTGATTCGAGCGTGGGCCGTCATCCTGCTTGCAATCCCGACCACACCGGCCGTGGCCGCAAACCCACAGGCCCCGGGACAAGCCGTTGTGAAGCCTTCCGCCATGACTGTCCATGCGCCGATTCCGGTGACACCACTCGCCGAGTTGTACGGGAACATCAACCAACATCTTGCGACACATCGCAACCACGGACGCGAATGGATCACCTTGGGCAGCGGGAGCGGGTTTCTCAAGTATCGACTCTGGCCCGACGAACAGAGTTCGACCACAGCAGCAGACCGGCTACTGTCCCACAGCACCGTGCCGTTCGGTGTGGAATATGCCAAGCAGATTAAAGGATCGATCACAAAAATTGCCGAATGCGGACAGCGCGATGCAGCCACAGGTACGGGGCGGCTTTCGGTCACGGTGGCGACGATGTTCAAGCAAGGTCGCAGCTATACGGTGCTTCCCGCCAGTCAGGTCAGCGCCGTGCAATCCGCTCAATCCTGCCTGTTGTCTGAGGAAGGGGTGGACGCCAGCCCATTGATGGCGCAAGTCTACCGAAGTGATTTGCAGGAGGTCCTGCCAGCGGTCGACCGTAAGGCAGCCGGCCTCGTCACCCTCAAACCGGCGATCGCCCGCATCTGGAATGATCTTCAGGAGCCGTTGCTGCTGGATGAAACGGAACAACTGTGGCTGTTGCTGAACCCGGAGAGCACCGCTGCGGCCGGCATCGAACCCCTTTCGGGCACGCCCGCTGCCGGCTATGGGGTCATCGCACGGCCCACAGTCGTGCGAGGCACCAAACCCACGTCGCGTCACCGGCCGCTCCCTGAACCGCTGGATCACTTCCAGAACGACGGATTCCATGTCGATTTCGCACTGCAGGTGCCGATCGAAGAAGCGAATCAACGTCTGCGTGAAGCCGTCATCGGCCAGGAATGGTCACTCGGCGTGGGAACGATCAAAATTGTCAACGCGACGCTGTATCCATTGGGCAACCAGGTGGGAGTCGAACTGATCCTCCGAGGACTGCTGCCGTTGACCCTGCGCCTCAAGGGGATGCCGGCCTATGATGAATCGTCCGGGCGCATCCTGTTCCGGGAAGTCGATTACATCATCAAGGAACGCACGCCCGCTACCGACCTGGCGGAGGAATGGTTGCACGAACCGCTGCGGGAAGAGTTGGCGGGCAGACTGTCATTGCCGATTCGTGAGGAATTGGATCTGATGCGACAGGCGCTCGAGAAGGGACTCCACCGCGAGTTGACCGGTGGACGGTTGCGAGGAACGGTCCGGCAGCTGTCGCTGGAAGACCTGACAGTACAGGCCGAGAGTCTGTCGGTCCGATTGAAGGCAGCGGGCACACTGCGCTACGACGCCCGCGCCGACGTCGCCGCGCCATGA
- the argJ gene encoding bifunctional glutamate N-acetyltransferase/amino-acid acetyltransferase ArgJ, translated as MKTIPGGVTAPIGFRAAGVYSGIKKKKKQQLDLALVVSDHEGPVAGVFTTNQVVAAPVILDRLHLKQGIGRAFLVNSGNANACTGSEGMEAAQEMAQLAATTLNCAPHTIFVGSTGVIGQPLPIACIRKALPALAARVTRRGGAEAAAAIMTTDLKPKQVAVRAQLGGKLVTVGGMAKGSGMIHPNMATMLGYLTTDAAIGQRALQSALKQAVDQSFNCITVDGDTSTNDTVLCLANGMAGNRPITAGSADFTRFCAMLETVCRTLALKICWDGEGVTKVVRVEVTGAESPKAAKQVAQTVATSNLVKTALFGGDANWGRVMAALGRAGVPLDPSRISLQFGGVPMVRKGLGLGRAAERQLTKVFKTKEFTILIDLAQGKASAHMWTTDLSYEYVRINASYRS; from the coding sequence ATGAAGACTATCCCTGGAGGCGTGACCGCGCCGATCGGATTTCGGGCCGCCGGAGTCTACAGCGGGATCAAAAAGAAAAAAAAACAGCAACTCGACCTGGCCTTAGTCGTGTCGGACCACGAAGGTCCTGTAGCCGGCGTGTTCACGACCAATCAAGTCGTGGCCGCACCGGTCATCCTCGATCGCCTCCACCTCAAACAGGGCATCGGCCGCGCCTTCCTCGTCAATAGCGGGAACGCCAACGCCTGTACCGGATCGGAAGGCATGGAGGCTGCCCAAGAAATGGCACAACTGGCGGCAACGACTCTCAACTGCGCCCCGCATACCATCTTCGTTGGCTCGACCGGAGTCATCGGTCAACCACTCCCCATTGCGTGCATCCGAAAAGCGCTTCCGGCACTGGCGGCTCGTGTGACACGCCGGGGCGGAGCAGAAGCGGCCGCGGCCATCATGACCACCGACCTCAAACCCAAGCAAGTCGCCGTTCGTGCTCAGCTCGGCGGCAAACTGGTGACTGTCGGCGGCATGGCCAAGGGCTCGGGCATGATTCATCCCAACATGGCCACCATGTTGGGATACCTGACCACCGACGCAGCCATCGGGCAACGCGCCCTCCAATCAGCACTCAAACAGGCGGTCGATCAATCGTTCAATTGCATCACGGTCGACGGCGACACCAGCACCAACGACACGGTACTCTGCTTGGCCAATGGGATGGCCGGCAATCGTCCCATCACCGCGGGCTCGGCCGATTTCACACGCTTCTGCGCAATGCTCGAAACGGTCTGCCGCACCTTGGCGCTGAAAATCTGTTGGGACGGCGAGGGCGTCACCAAAGTCGTGCGGGTGGAAGTCACAGGGGCCGAATCGCCAAAAGCGGCAAAACAGGTCGCGCAAACGGTCGCGACCTCAAACCTGGTGAAGACAGCGCTCTTCGGCGGCGACGCCAATTGGGGCCGCGTCATGGCAGCGCTTGGACGTGCGGGAGTGCCCCTTGACCCCTCTCGCATCAGCCTGCAATTTGGAGGGGTTCCAATGGTGCGTAAGGGCCTAGGACTCGGACGCGCTGCCGAGCGGCAACTGACCAAGGTCTTCAAAACCAAAGAGTTCACCATTCTCATCGATCTGGCTCAGGGTAAGGCCAGCGCGCACATGTGGACTACCGATTTGTCTTACGAATACGTGCGGATCAACGCGAGTTATCGCTCATAA
- the pyrH gene encoding UMP kinase, with protein sequence MSSAHYRRILLKVSGEMLAGEQGYGIQPSILEGLAEEIADVVAMDVEVAVVIGGGNIFRGLAASARGMERASADYMGMLATVLNALALQNALEGKGVSTRVQSAIEMRQLAEGYIRRRAIRHLEKKRVVIFAGGTGNPYFSTDTAASLRAMEIGAQVIMKGTKVDGIYDSDPVKNPQAKKYNEIPFLSILTQNLKVMDSTAISLCMDNRLPLIVFNLKEKGNFKRVVQGDPIGTLVTVESR encoded by the coding sequence ATGAGTTCTGCCCATTACCGCCGCATCCTGCTGAAAGTCAGCGGAGAAATGCTGGCCGGTGAGCAGGGCTATGGCATTCAACCCTCGATTCTCGAAGGACTCGCAGAAGAGATTGCCGACGTCGTCGCAATGGACGTCGAAGTGGCCGTTGTGATCGGCGGCGGCAATATCTTCCGCGGATTGGCCGCCAGCGCCCGCGGTATGGAGCGGGCATCCGCCGACTACATGGGCATGCTCGCCACCGTGCTGAATGCCTTGGCCCTCCAGAATGCCCTGGAAGGCAAGGGCGTCAGTACTCGCGTCCAATCGGCGATTGAAATGCGACAGTTAGCCGAAGGCTACATTCGGCGGCGCGCCATCCGGCACCTGGAAAAGAAGCGCGTGGTGATCTTTGCCGGAGGAACGGGGAACCCCTATTTCTCCACCGACACCGCGGCATCACTCAGGGCAATGGAAATCGGCGCGCAGGTCATCATGAAGGGCACCAAGGTCGACGGCATCTACGACAGCGATCCGGTCAAAAATCCCCAAGCCAAAAAGTACAATGAGATTCCCTTTCTCTCGATTCTGACCCAGAATCTCAAAGTCATGGATTCGACCGCCATCAGCCTGTGCATGGACAACCGGTTGCCGTTGATCGTGTTCAACTTGAAAGAAAAGGGCAATTTCAAACGTGTCGTCCAGGGCGATCCGATCGGAACCCTGGTCACCGTGGAAAGCCGCTAA
- a CDS encoding Rieske (2Fe-2S) protein — MNSDTDYVTVAQVDHVPPGTCRTVEVDGIFLALCNVNGTFRAVDNTCPHAGGPLGEGCLHGDLIVCPWHGWRFNVHTGERRENPEIRVACIEVRVQGSDVQVKVPLTL, encoded by the coding sequence ATGAATTCGGACACCGACTACGTCACCGTCGCCCAAGTGGATCACGTCCCGCCCGGGACCTGCCGCACCGTTGAAGTCGACGGTATCTTTCTCGCGCTCTGCAATGTAAACGGCACGTTTCGGGCCGTCGACAACACCTGCCCCCATGCAGGCGGGCCGTTGGGTGAAGGCTGTCTGCATGGTGACCTGATCGTATGCCCGTGGCACGGATGGCGATTCAACGTCCACACCGGCGAGCGCCGGGAGAATCCCGAGATTCGCGTGGCCTGCATCGAGGTGAGGGTTCAAGGCTCGGATGTGCAGGTGAAGGTCCCGCTTACATTGTAG
- a CDS encoding c-type cytochrome biogenesis protein CcmI/CycH produces the protein MAGYTGRSLAMAGGIIGVAALAAYFGVAHIGEPDQGGGSIAGQVQIAPNLVDQVKPTDVLFVIVRRPTGPPRPIAAKRFDGPKFPVQFEITNEDVMVKGSELKGMVDVIARLDRDGQAGQPQPGDMEGRYAKNPTLPGGRDLTITIDKVY, from the coding sequence GTGGCTGGATATACAGGACGGTCCCTGGCGATGGCCGGCGGGATCATCGGCGTGGCGGCATTGGCGGCGTACTTCGGCGTGGCGCATATCGGGGAGCCGGACCAGGGCGGCGGATCGATTGCCGGGCAGGTACAGATCGCACCAAACCTGGTTGATCAGGTCAAACCGACGGATGTGCTCTTCGTCATCGTGCGCCGTCCCACCGGTCCTCCGCGCCCCATCGCGGCGAAACGATTCGATGGACCGAAGTTTCCGGTGCAGTTCGAAATTACGAACGAGGATGTGATGGTAAAAGGCAGTGAACTCAAGGGCATGGTCGACGTGATTGCCCGCCTCGATCGTGACGGCCAGGCCGGTCAACCACAACCGGGAGATATGGAAGGGCGGTATGCGAAGAATCCGACGCTGCCCGGCGGTCGCGATTTGACGATCACAATCGATAAGGTGTACTGA
- a CDS encoding MTH1187 family thiamine-binding protein, which produces MVLLEFSMSPLGKGESVSQYVARSLDIIDKSGVDYRLNPMGTVLEGEWDEVMTVVKKCYMRMRKDCNRISCSIKIDYRKGPKGRLAGKVSSVEKQLKRKLKV; this is translated from the coding sequence ATGGTGTTATTGGAATTCAGTATGTCACCGCTGGGCAAAGGCGAGAGTGTCAGTCAGTATGTCGCGCGTTCGCTGGACATCATCGACAAGAGTGGAGTGGACTATCGATTGAACCCGATGGGGACAGTGCTGGAAGGCGAGTGGGATGAGGTCATGACGGTGGTCAAGAAATGCTACATGCGCATGCGCAAGGACTGTAATCGCATCTCCTGCAGTATCAAGATCGACTATCGCAAGGGGCCGAAAGGACGGCTGGCCGGCAAAGTGTCCAGCGTGGAAAAACAACTCAAGCGGAAGCTGAAGGTGTAG
- the argC gene encoding N-acetyl-gamma-glutamyl-phosphate reductase codes for MTSVRVAVAGASGYTGAELVRLLSQHPHVQLTAVTSEKSAGAAISAVYPHLQGIVPLSFEALAPEALTERADVLFLALPHTKSMDPVASGLKAGKRVVDLSADFRLKDPGTYETWYQTAHAHPQLIKDAVYGLPELHRSAIKQTRLVASPGCYPTAAILQLAPLIAHGLVAADSIVIDAKSGISGAGRSPALPYHFPEAHESLEPYKIGQHRHIPEIEQELTGLVGTRTQATRGEVAPVTVAFTPHLVPMNRGILSTAYARMKGQLDIAELRTLYRDFYKGERFVRLLEGAMPNPRHVRGANYCDIAVHLDRRAGWVVTVAAIDNLIKGAAGQAIQAMNLMLGYPEETGLVAPGIYP; via the coding sequence ATGACATCGGTACGAGTCGCAGTTGCGGGGGCCAGTGGATATACCGGAGCTGAACTGGTGCGGCTCCTCTCTCAACACCCCCATGTACAACTCACAGCGGTCACTTCGGAAAAATCAGCCGGTGCGGCCATCTCCGCCGTGTATCCCCATCTTCAGGGGATCGTGCCGCTCTCATTTGAAGCGCTGGCACCGGAAGCCCTGACGGAGCGAGCCGATGTCCTGTTTCTCGCACTCCCACACACCAAATCCATGGATCCCGTGGCGAGCGGCTTGAAAGCCGGCAAACGCGTCGTCGATTTGAGTGCAGACTTCCGCCTGAAAGATCCCGGCACGTATGAAACCTGGTACCAGACCGCACATGCGCATCCCCAACTCATCAAGGATGCCGTGTATGGCCTACCCGAACTTCACCGGTCTGCCATTAAACAGACTCGACTCGTGGCCTCGCCGGGCTGTTATCCGACGGCCGCGATTCTCCAGTTGGCACCCTTGATCGCCCATGGGTTGGTTGCAGCTGACAGCATAGTGATTGACGCGAAATCCGGCATCTCGGGCGCAGGAAGAAGCCCCGCCCTGCCCTATCATTTCCCTGAAGCTCATGAATCATTGGAGCCCTATAAGATCGGCCAGCATCGGCACATCCCTGAAATCGAACAGGAACTCACCGGATTGGTAGGCACACGAACTCAAGCGACTCGCGGTGAAGTGGCCCCCGTGACCGTTGCCTTCACGCCGCATCTGGTTCCCATGAACCGAGGTATCCTCAGCACCGCGTATGCACGAATGAAGGGGCAGCTCGACATCGCCGAGTTACGAACTCTCTATCGAGACTTCTATAAAGGGGAACGATTTGTGCGACTCCTCGAAGGGGCCATGCCGAATCCCCGCCACGTGCGAGGCGCCAACTATTGTGATATCGCCGTCCACCTCGATCGGCGGGCCGGTTGGGTCGTCACCGTGGCGGCCATTGACAACCTGATTAAAGGGGCAGCCGGACAGGCCATTCAAGCGATGAACCTGATGCTAGGGTATCCGGAAGAAACCGGACTCGTGGCTCCGGGCATCTACCCCTAG
- the tsf gene encoding translation elongation factor Ts, whose amino-acid sequence MASLSELVKELREKTGAGILDCQKALTENGNSIDKAIDYLRQKGLAAAQKKAGRETNQGLIHAYIHAGGKIGVLIEVNCETDFVARNEQFKAFVNDLALQVAASSPSYVRREEIPADVVEKERSIYEAQAKELGKPPAAWPKIVEGKLEKFYQENCLLEQGFIKDPSVVIKDLLAQQIATIGENMNIRRFTRFQLGQA is encoded by the coding sequence ATGGCAAGTTTGAGTGAACTGGTGAAAGAGTTACGTGAAAAGACCGGGGCTGGCATTCTCGATTGTCAGAAGGCCCTGACGGAGAACGGGAACAGCATCGACAAGGCCATCGACTATCTCCGACAGAAAGGCTTGGCCGCAGCGCAGAAAAAGGCCGGCCGCGAAACCAACCAAGGACTGATCCACGCGTACATCCATGCGGGCGGAAAGATCGGCGTGCTCATCGAAGTGAACTGTGAGACCGATTTCGTCGCACGGAATGAGCAATTCAAAGCCTTCGTGAACGACTTGGCGTTGCAAGTGGCCGCCTCCAGTCCCTCCTATGTTCGACGGGAAGAGATTCCTGCAGACGTCGTAGAGAAGGAGCGCAGCATCTACGAGGCCCAAGCCAAGGAACTGGGCAAACCGCCGGCGGCGTGGCCCAAGATCGTCGAGGGCAAGCTCGAAAAGTTCTATCAAGAGAACTGCCTGCTCGAGCAGGGCTTCATCAAGGATCCCTCAGTCGTGATCAAGGATCTCCTGGCACAACAAATTGCCACGATCGGCGAGAACATGAATATCCGCCGATTCACGAGATTCCAGTTAGGCCAAGCATGA
- the rpsI gene encoding 30S ribosomal protein S9, with the protein MAAMTQYATGKRKSAIARAWVTAAAGDIVVNEKPLEQAFPRPTLRNVIQFPFELAGVTGKYSVRATVYGGGPAGQAGALRHAISKALVIMSAAFRAPIKKEGLLTRDSRVKERKKYGQKGARKRFQYSKR; encoded by the coding sequence ATGGCAGCAATGACGCAGTACGCAACCGGAAAGAGAAAGAGCGCGATCGCGCGCGCATGGGTCACCGCAGCCGCCGGTGACATCGTCGTCAATGAGAAGCCGCTGGAACAAGCGTTTCCCCGCCCGACCCTACGAAATGTGATTCAATTTCCATTTGAGTTGGCCGGAGTAACGGGTAAGTATTCTGTTCGTGCCACCGTCTATGGGGGTGGCCCAGCCGGCCAGGCCGGAGCATTGCGCCATGCCATCTCAAAGGCGCTGGTCATCATGAGCGCGGCATTCCGCGCTCCCATCAAGAAGGAAGGCCTACTGACCCGTGATTCTCGCGTGAAAGAACGTAAGAAATACGGTCAGAAGGGCGCCAGAAAGCGCTTCCAATACTCGAAGCGGTAA
- a CDS encoding precorrin-2 dehydrogenase/sirohydrochlorin ferrochelatase family protein, protein MAANPGFQISLDVRGWPVLVIGGNEEAADKVQRLLDAGAKVTVISPTLHDVLRKLAASAKIIHRGRHFRANDLESVILVLNTLRDDRELAHSLIRLAREQKFLLWSVDQPDVSNVVMPAVVSSGHMRVAISSSGQAPALSGFMKEDLERILDAEFAAFVDWLSELREQAKANEPDAEKRRALLREALDGFRLLGKVQYPKVWTEQRAKQQTTASPATS, encoded by the coding sequence ATGGCGGCAAATCCTGGGTTTCAAATTTCACTCGATGTGCGTGGCTGGCCGGTGCTGGTTATCGGTGGCAACGAAGAAGCGGCGGATAAGGTGCAGCGGCTGTTGGATGCCGGTGCCAAGGTGACGGTCATCAGCCCGACGCTGCACGATGTGCTCCGCAAACTTGCGGCCTCGGCGAAGATCATTCACCGGGGGCGGCATTTTCGCGCGAACGATCTGGAGAGCGTCATTCTGGTGTTGAATACGTTACGCGACGATCGCGAACTCGCGCACTCGCTGATCCGGTTGGCTCGCGAACAGAAATTCCTGCTCTGGTCCGTCGACCAGCCCGATGTCTCGAACGTCGTGATGCCGGCCGTGGTCAGTTCCGGGCATATGCGCGTGGCGATCAGTTCGAGCGGACAGGCGCCGGCGCTGTCTGGATTCATGAAGGAAGATCTGGAGCGTATTCTAGATGCAGAATTCGCTGCCTTTGTCGATTGGCTGAGCGAACTGCGTGAGCAGGCCAAGGCCAATGAACCCGATGCCGAGAAGCGCCGGGCGCTCTTGCGTGAAGCGTTGGACGGGTTTCGCCTATTGGGGAAGGTGCAGTACCCGAAAGTTTGGACCGAGCAACGTGCGAAACAGCAGACCACCGCATCGCCGGCCACTTCCTAG
- a CDS encoding HNH endonuclease, translating to MEMTLLLNSTYEPLRVLHWQKAITLLWQGKVEVLEVYDRQIHGISISIKLPSVMRLLKLVKLKDSHRAVKFSRINIFTRDGYCCQYCRHKFRTEELTFDHVVPIAKGGRKTWENIVTACWRCNNRKSGRTPEEANMRLMKKPVKPRWSPTVTITIGIRNTPESWRDYLYWNLELDADPAEP from the coding sequence ATGGAAATGACCTTGTTGCTCAACTCCACCTATGAACCGCTGCGTGTTCTGCATTGGCAAAAAGCCATTACCTTGCTCTGGCAAGGGAAGGTCGAAGTCCTCGAAGTCTACGACCGCCAAATCCACGGTATTTCGATCTCCATCAAACTGCCTTCGGTGATGCGGCTGCTGAAGCTGGTCAAGCTGAAGGACAGTCATCGCGCCGTGAAGTTCTCCCGCATCAATATTTTCACACGTGACGGGTATTGCTGTCAGTATTGCCGGCACAAGTTCCGCACGGAAGAACTGACGTTCGACCATGTCGTGCCCATTGCCAAGGGCGGTCGCAAGACCTGGGAGAACATTGTGACGGCCTGCTGGCGTTGCAACAACCGGAAGAGCGGACGAACGCCGGAAGAAGCCAATATGCGTCTGATGAAGAAGCCGGTGAAGCCTCGCTGGAGTCCCACGGTGACGATCACCATCGGCATCAGAAATACGCCGGAAAGTTGGCGGGATTACCTGTATTGGAATCTCGAGTTGGATGCCGATCCAGCCGAGCCGTAG
- the alr gene encoding alanine racemase has protein sequence MYQPSESSPTSASVDLTALAQNVAHVRRLAPRADVLAVVKANAYGHGAIEISHALQKLAVRRFGVATVDEGIALRQAGIQDTILVMGATVPAQFTELVAHRLTPVLYRTDLIPTFAAHARTAPTPYPVHIKVETGMGRLGVSPHELLELLSRSELRGPLRLEGLMTHLADADNRDAGQTEEQLARFQQVLNQVQIRGLAIPLIHVANSAGIIKYPTSLHSLVRPGIMLYGYHTLSKDTQTPELQPILTWKTTIAHVHTISPGGSVSYNRTFIASRQTRVAVLPVGYADGYNRLLSNRGQVLIGGRRVPVIGRVCMDMTMVDITDVPGVQVGEEAILIGQQSSERITASDLAAWQQTIPYEILCAIGSRVPRRYLPLDSPAGAASQSS, from the coding sequence GTGTACCAGCCGTCCGAATCCTCCCCAACCTCAGCCTCCGTCGATCTGACCGCCCTTGCTCAGAATGTTGCCCACGTCCGGCGACTAGCCCCACGCGCCGATGTGCTGGCCGTCGTCAAGGCCAACGCCTATGGGCATGGCGCCATTGAAATTAGCCACGCCTTGCAAAAACTGGCCGTCCGCCGGTTCGGTGTCGCCACCGTGGACGAGGGCATCGCCCTGCGCCAGGCGGGCATCCAGGACACCATCCTGGTCATGGGCGCGACCGTTCCTGCACAGTTTACGGAGCTGGTGGCCCATCGCTTAACGCCCGTGCTGTACAGAACGGATCTGATTCCTACCTTTGCTGCCCATGCCCGAACCGCCCCCACTCCCTACCCCGTCCATATCAAAGTCGAGACCGGCATGGGACGATTGGGGGTGTCGCCGCACGAACTGCTTGAACTCCTTTCTAGATCAGAACTACGCGGCCCTCTGCGCCTTGAAGGCCTCATGACGCATCTGGCTGACGCAGACAATCGAGATGCAGGACAGACGGAGGAACAACTCGCGCGATTTCAGCAGGTCCTCAATCAAGTACAGATACGCGGCCTGGCGATTCCGCTGATTCACGTGGCCAATAGCGCAGGCATCATCAAATATCCCACCAGCCTGCACTCGCTCGTGCGCCCCGGGATCATGCTCTATGGCTACCATACCCTCTCGAAGGACACGCAGACTCCCGAGTTGCAACCGATCCTCACCTGGAAGACGACCATCGCGCATGTGCATACGATTTCACCGGGAGGCAGCGTCAGTTACAACCGGACCTTCATCGCCTCGCGGCAGACGCGTGTGGCAGTGCTGCCAGTCGGGTATGCCGACGGGTACAACCGCCTGCTCTCGAATCGCGGACAGGTACTGATCGGCGGACGACGAGTGCCGGTGATCGGACGGGTCTGCATGGACATGACGATGGTCGACATCACGGACGTGCCCGGCGTTCAGGTGGGAGAGGAGGCGATTCTGATCGGACAACAGAGTTCGGAGCGCATCACCGCATCCGACCTGGCCGCCTGGCAGCAAACCATTCCGTATGAAATTCTCTGCGCCATCGGCTCCCGCGTGCCGCGTCGGTATCTCCCGCTCGACTCGCCCGCCGGTGCAGCGTCTCAATCCAGCTGA
- the frr gene encoding ribosome recycling factor — protein MSTAQEVKQRVTEKMNHAIEHLKRDLAGIRTGRASVALLDGIKVDYYGTLTPLKQVANVATPEARLITIQPWEQNLIREIEKAIQMSDLGLTPSNDGKMIRIPLPPLTEERRKDLIKVCKKHGEEMKVQIRGFRRDGNEELKKLQKDAKLTEDELRKSETEIQKFTDQYVQKIDDMMKKKEGEILEV, from the coding sequence ATGTCGACGGCGCAGGAAGTCAAACAGCGTGTGACCGAAAAAATGAACCATGCCATCGAGCATTTGAAACGCGACTTGGCGGGAATTCGCACCGGTCGCGCTTCAGTCGCGCTCCTCGACGGCATCAAAGTCGATTATTATGGGACGCTGACGCCCTTGAAGCAGGTGGCAAACGTCGCCACACCGGAAGCTCGCCTCATCACGATTCAGCCGTGGGAACAGAACCTGATCCGTGAAATCGAGAAAGCGATTCAGATGTCCGACCTTGGCCTAACGCCGTCGAACGACGGCAAGATGATTCGCATTCCGCTTCCTCCGCTGACCGAAGAGCGCCGCAAGGACCTCATCAAGGTTTGCAAGAAACACGGTGAAGAAATGAAGGTTCAGATTCGTGGCTTTCGGCGGGACGGAAATGAAGAACTCAAGAAGCTGCAGAAAGACGCCAAGCTTACCGAAGATGAACTGCGAAAGTCGGAAACAGAGATTCAAAAATTTACCGACCAGTACGTGCAGAAGATTGACGACATGATGAAGAAAAAAGAAGGCGAAATCTTGGAAGTCTAG
- the rpsB gene encoding 30S ribosomal protein S2 → MGVVAIKELLEAGVHFGHQTNRWNPKMKRFLFGERNGVYIIDLQQTVERMEQAYAFARDTVAAGDSVLFVGTKRQAAEILEDEAKRANQFYINQRWLGGMLTNFQTIRRSIDKMKKMEATLADPSHQGHTKKELGQMQKEVVKLQKNLSGIRNMRALPGAVFILDTRIEHIAILEASRLEIPVIAIVDSNCDPDHIQYPIPGNDDAIRSIKLIISRIADACLEGAHLRAQQEETEFASAPAGGGAKPAANLAGVSAS, encoded by the coding sequence ATGGGAGTAGTTGCGATTAAGGAATTACTGGAAGCCGGCGTCCATTTCGGACACCAGACCAACCGTTGGAATCCCAAGATGAAGCGGTTCCTGTTCGGGGAACGCAACGGCGTCTACATTATCGACCTTCAACAGACGGTCGAGCGTATGGAACAGGCCTATGCCTTCGCTCGCGACACCGTGGCAGCCGGTGACTCCGTCCTGTTCGTCGGCACGAAGCGCCAGGCGGCAGAGATTCTGGAAGACGAGGCCAAGCGTGCCAACCAGTTCTACATCAACCAACGCTGGTTGGGCGGCATGCTGACCAACTTTCAGACCATCCGCCGCAGCATCGACAAAATGAAGAAGATGGAAGCGACCCTCGCAGATCCGAGCCACCAGGGCCACACGAAAAAAGAGCTCGGGCAGATGCAGAAGGAAGTCGTGAAGTTACAGAAGAACCTGTCGGGTATCCGCAACATGCGCGCCCTGCCCGGCGCCGTGTTTATTCTGGATACGCGCATCGAACACATTGCCATCCTCGAAGCCAGCCGGCTGGAAATCCCGGTCATTGCCATCGTGGATTCAAATTGCGATCCGGATCACATCCAATACCCGATTCCCGGCAACGATGACGCGATTCGTTCCATCAAGCTGATCATCTCCCGGATCGCGGACGCCTGCCTTGAAGGCGCGCATCTCCGGGCGCAGCAGGAAGAAACGGAATTTGCCTCGGCACCGGCTGGTGGCGGCGCAAAGCCGGCGGCGAATCTGGCCGGCGTGTCCGCGTCCTAA